GAGGGAGCCGCTTATCTGCCGGACCGCGTTGTTAAGCGACGATGCCCGGCTAATTTTAGGCATTGGCACCGTATTCATGCCCAGCACGGTTACCGGCATGACAAACAATCCCAGGCCCAGGCCGCGCACGGTCATTAGCAATCTTATCGCATTGTCCGATGTATTCAGGTCGATAAAGATCAGCGGCAACGAGCCGGCGGTCAGCAGTACCAAACCGGTGATCACCACCGGCTTGGCCCCAAACTTGTCCGCCAGTCTGGCCGCTACCGGCATCATGAGTCCGGCGGCGACAGCGGAGGGAAAGATTAACAGGCCGGTCTGCATGGCAGTGTTGCCCCGCATATTCTCCATAAACAGCGGCACCATGAAAATACCGCCGAATAAGCCAATCGTACCGATAAAGCCGACGATTGTGCTAAGGGAAAAGTTCCAGTTCTTAAATAAGGACAAATCCAAAAGCGGCGCCGGATGGTTGATTTCAATAAATACAAACAGGACCAGACTGGCCAGGGCAATATAAAACAGCGCCAGGATATACGCCGAACTCCAGCCTTCGTCGGTGCCCTCGCTTAGTGCCAGCAACAGGCAAAACAGACCCAGCGCCGACGTGATGAACCCGCCATAGTCGAAATGGCGGTTAGCGGCAATGGGCGTTTCTCTGAGAATAATGACAGCCAGGATGTAGCCGATAATCCCCACCGGTATATTGATGGTAAAAATGAGCCGCCAGTCCCAATATTCCACCAGATAGCCGCTCAAGGTCGGACCAACCGCCGGCGCCACCATCGCCGATATGCCCCAGATACCCAATGCCATATTTCTTTCCTGGGGCGGAAAAACCTGATACACGATGGACATGGTTATAGGAACGATAAGTCCGCCGCCAATCGCCTGAAAGATCCGGAAGGCAATCATGCTGTCATTGCTCCAAGCGATGCCGCATAATGCCGATCCGGCAACGAAGACGGCCAGGCTAAACAGATACATCCGGCGGCTTCCCAATACATCGCAAAAATATCCGGTAGCAGGCTGCACAACTCCCATGGTCAGCATGTACGCCGTCAAGATCCACTGCGCATCATCGGCATTGACTGAAAAAACCGCCATCATTTTGGGTACGGCGATATTAACAATACTGGTATCCAGTATGCTCATAAAACCGCCGATAATTATTACCCCCAGCGCCCACCATTTATATGCCTCCTCCTGAATCGGCAACCGCGGTATATTCATCCGGTTGTTCCTCCCAGCCGACTAGTACCTCATCTGCATTAAAATCTCTGCTAATTTAGCGGTCCTTTTCCGCCCTGCTTCGTTGTCGTCACCTTGCAGATTCCCGATCTGCGCGGCTCCTCCGCCTCGCAGGCCAAAAAAATCCTCGCTAAATTAGCTATAGTTTTAACACAGATGAGGTACTAGTCGGTATGAATTTTAACATAAACCGACATTCCCGGACGAAAGATGAGACCGCTATCCGGAGGTATGGTAAATCAGTCACTTTCGAAACATACTTTGATTTTACCACTTTCTTTAAAAATTGTGCAGTCATAATTTTTATCCAATCGCAAACTCCCGCGGCGATAAAGGAGTTATATATTCCGGCATAACCAGGGCAGCGCCCTCTCCAGCAATATGCCTTCCCTGGCAGGAGTACCGGCCGCAAAAGTTGTTCTGATTCCCAGGGCAACAAAATCGGCGGCCCGTTTCATAGCCGCCGGCAGGCTAAACCCATTCAGCAAAGAACCGGCCAGTACACTGGCGAATACATCTCCCGTACCGGGATACTGTCCTCTGATATATTCACTGCTAACCTCATAGAAACTATGTTCCAGGCGGTCATAGGCCATATTGGCAATTTTTTCTCCGACAAAAGGTATTCCTGTCATAACCACTTTCGCTGGTCCGAAATCGGCTAGCCTGACAAGCCATTGTTTTAGTTTGTCCACATCCGGCCTATCGTCCTGATACCGTTCCCCCAACAAAAAGCAGGCTTCGGTATAGTTAGGAGTAATAATGTCCGCTTTTCGCACCAGCGTTTGCATGTGCGCTTGCATCTTGGGCGTGTATACCGAATAGAGTTTTCCTTCATCCCCCATCACCGGATCGACCAGGACCAGGGGGTTATTTCCCGCGAACATATCGATAAACCGGGATACTACATCGATTTGTTCCTCGGAAGCCAAAAAACCGCTGTAAATACAATCGAAGGCCAGACCTTCCTGTTGCCAGTGATGAAAAAATTCCGGCATACGGTCGGTAAAATCACAAAACGCAACATTTTTAAACCCGCCTAGGTGGGTGCTGAGGATAGCGGTAGGCAGTGGGCACACCTGGATTCCCAGGCAGGAAAGTATTGGCATAATTACCGTTAGCGAACAGCGGCCAAAGCAAGATATATCATGAACGGCGGCTACCCGCGGCACCTTTGGGTTCATCCTCTTCTCCCCTTGAAAAAACGGCTATTGCTTGGCGGATACAATAGCTTCAGTCATTTGCCTTAAGTGAATATACTTCGGCATATTAAAAATCATTCCTGCATCTATATATGTCGCCTTAAAGAATTGACATCCGGGTATTAGGATAAGCTGAGGTTAAGCGACAGCGTCGAAGCGTTCCTAATACCCGGATATAATTTCAATTCTTTAAGGCGTTCCATATATATGGAGCAGCATTAAAGAATCATAACTATAATATCCGGCGCTCCGGCATTTCGTATTATTTCGTATTATGTTAAGATCTTATCCGTTTGTGTTAAGATTCTGTGACAATAGTTGCACGCTCAACTATTGTCTGCTATATTTTTGCTTGAGAGAAGATTTTGCTTTTTAGGAGGCGTTAACTATCGACCGCCCATACCTGGGAAAATGGATTTCAATATTGCATCGCACCGGGCAGTTTTTCTTCGATAAGCATTTCGAGGAATGGGGAATCGGCAGCGGACACTTCTCCTTTCTCCTCTGTCTTTACCGGCAGGAAGGCATCAGCCAGGACGTGATAAGCAAACGCCTGCATGTGGATAAGGCAACAACGGCGCGGGCTATTGCCAAACTTGAAACGCTGGGCTACATCATTCGCGAAGAAGATCCCACCGACCGGCGAGCGTATCTTATTAAACTTACCCCGCAAGGCAAACAACTGGAACCTAAAATCAAAGATGTCCTAAAAGCATGGGCTGGCCTCATCACCGAGGATTTAAGCCCGGAAGAACAAGACTTGGCCTACCAGTTATTAAGTAATATGGCTGAAAAAGCACTGGCAGTCAAGAAACTCTGCTACGGGCCTAAGGCCGATAATAATGCATAAGATAACTCGTTTATATATAGAGAAAGGAGTTCCATACTATGAAAAGCCGATCGATAGGCAGCAAGAAATTTTTCGTTATTGTCGGCATTGTAATTGTGTGTCTCGGCACTTTTGCCACCGTTCAAACGTTCCGCAAGCAGACCGCCCCGCCGGCAGCAGCGGCCGGTAAACAACAGACTACGGTAAGTGTCGTCGGCGTTTCCCGAACCGATCTTGTAAAGCAAATCTCCTTGTCAGGTCAAACTATTCCCGAAGCGCAGGTTGATGTCGCTGCCAAATACCAAGGCCGGGTAACTGCGGTTGAGGTCAGTTTGGGCCAGCAGGTCACTGCCGGCGATGTGCTTATTGTCCAGGATACCGGTGATGCCGAAATTTCCGTTATGCAAAACAGGGCAGCGTATCAACAGGCATCTGCCGACGCCGTTACCAATGAGGTTTCCTTTCAGTCCAATTACACGAAAGCCCAGGCCGACTATCAGCATGCGAAAACAACTTATGAAAGATATAAAGCCCTTTACAACATAGGGGGAGTTTCCAAAGAGCAGCTGGATGACACCGAACAGCAATTATCCGACGCGCAAGCGTCGCTGGATGCTTTGGCTAACCAAATGAATGCCGGCCCGGTTCCTTCGGCTATTCTATCCGCCAGAGCCGCCGCCCAAAAAGCGGCCCAGAGTGTAAACGCCGTGGAAAAACAGCGGGACGACCTTATTCTCCGGGCGCCCAGAAGCGGCATCATCGGCTTTCGCCAGGTGGAAGTGGGCAGCATCGTCCAGGCGGGACAAAAACTGCTTAGTATCGTCGACAACAGTCAGATCTACATAGATTGCCAGGTATCGGAACAAGATTTATCCGCTCTCAGCCTGGGAATGAATGTGGATGTTCATATTCAATCCTTAAGCCGGACTTACCCTGGCCGGATTATTTATATCAGTCCGGCCAACGATTCCCAGAGTCAAAGCTTCTCGCTGCGTATCGCCCTCTCCGATGCCGGCCCGGAAGTGAGAAGCGGCATGTTTGCCCGGACCGCAATCAAAGCCGTGCTTCGCGCCAATGTTTTAGTTGTTTCCAAAGATGCTGTACTGCAAAAGAATGGTAAAGATTTTGTCTATGTTGTCGACGCCAAAAATGTTGTTGAAGAACGCGTTGTGCAAGTTGGGGCAAAAGGTGATGACAGTGTGGAAATAATCAGCGGCCTTAACGAGGGCGAACAAATTGCCGTTACCAACCTGGCGCGGTTACGCTCCGGCATGACGGTTGTCCCCAGCTCCCCGGACAACAGGGGTGAAGAAAAGTGAACATAACACGCTTTTCCATTCAAAGGCCGGTTGGTATTTCAATGATTGTAATGCTGTTCGTGGTCCTCGGTTTATACAGCTTCTACCGCATCGGCGTTGAACTTTTGCCGGCCATTAACACGCCTTATGTTACGGTAACAGTCAATTACCCGGGCGCCGGCACCGAACAGGTCGAGCAAGACGTTATCAAACCACTGGAGAATTCATTATCCTCACTGTCCAACTTAAAGCATATGACTTCCATGGCCCGGCCCGAAAGGGCCACCATTATTTTGGAGTTCGAGTTTTGGGCTAATGCTAATTTCGCTGCCATTGACGCCACCAAGTACGTTGATGCCGCCCGCCGCCGCCTCCCCACCGGCATTGACGAACCGGTAGTAATCAAACGGGACGTTAATGCAGCGCCGATCATGGAGGTCTCCGTTATTGCCGATAAGCCCTTGTCGGAAGTCTATACGTTGGCCAACGACGTATTTATGGAACGTCTGCAAAGGGCCGGCGGCGTATCCGATGTGGAGCTGGACGGCGGCCGGGACAAAGAAGTGGCCGTTGAAGTTGATAAGGATAAACTGTCCTACTACAATATTTCCCTCAGCCAAATCGTCACTCGCATCCAGCAGGAAAACGCTCTGACCCCGGCCGGTTCCATCTTTAACGATAAGAACGAAACCAATGTGCGGCTGACCGCACAGTACACTTCGCTGCAAGAACTGGCCTCCATTCATGTAACCAATGCCAAAGGCCAGAATATTCCGCTTACCGACCTGGCAACAATCATGGAAAAGGACAGCCGGGTCACCCGCTATGCCCGAACCAACGGCCAGGACGTAATTTCCCTTACCGTTTACAAAAACAGTGATGCCAACCTGGTGGATGCCGCGAAAGCTACTAAAGCGCAATTAGATAGTCTTCGCGCCGAATATCCCGATTATCAATTTGTTGTCGTGACCGATTCGTCCCGCTTTGTTGAAGATTCGCTGCACAATACCCTGGAGGCATTAATCGAAGGTTTATTCACAACCGGTTTTGTGCTCTACATCTTTTTGCGCGGCTGGCGTTCAACTGCGGCGGTTCTAATCGCCATCCCCACCTCCCTGATCGCCTCCTTCTTTGCCATGTATATTGCCGGCTTTACCTTCAACATGATGTCGCTAATGGGGATGTCGCTCTGTATCGGCATTCTGGTTGACGACTCCATCGTTGTGCTGGAAAATATTCATCGCCATTTGCGTATGGGGAAAGATTCCCGCACGGCCGCTGAGGAAGGACGGACCGAAATTGGTATGGCCGCCATCGCCATCACCCTCTGTGATGTGGTGGTATTTATGCCCATCGCCTTTATGACCGGGATGACCGGGCAATACTTCCGCCAGTTCGGACTGACCATTGTTTTTGC
This window of the Methylomusa anaerophila genome carries:
- a CDS encoding DHA2 family efflux MFS transporter permease subunit, whose translation is MNIPRLPIQEEAYKWWALGVIIIGGFMSILDTSIVNIAVPKMMAVFSVNADDAQWILTAYMLTMGVVQPATGYFCDVLGSRRMYLFSLAVFVAGSALCGIAWSNDSMIAFRIFQAIGGGLIVPITMSIVYQVFPPQERNMALGIWGISAMVAPAVGPTLSGYLVEYWDWRLIFTINIPVGIIGYILAVIILRETPIAANRHFDYGGFITSALGLFCLLLALSEGTDEGWSSAYILALFYIALASLVLFVFIEINHPAPLLDLSLFKNWNFSLSTIVGFIGTIGLFGGIFMVPLFMENMRGNTAMQTGLLIFPSAVAAGLMMPVAARLADKFGAKPVVITGLVLLTAGSLPLIFIDLNTSDNAIRLLMTVRGLGLGLFVMPVTVLGMNTVPMPKISRASSLNNAVRQISGSLGIAILTTVLQNRQIVHLQQIGENINTAAKATAGMLAYGEKLFAHNGSTVFLAKTQALALISSLVQRQSYIFAFDDAFLVLAIICGAAILPALLLRPVRPEAGKPAVAGE
- a CDS encoding pyridoxamine kinase, whose product is MNPKVPRVAAVHDISCFGRCSLTVIMPILSCLGIQVCPLPTAILSTHLGGFKNVAFCDFTDRMPEFFHHWQQEGLAFDCIYSGFLASEEQIDVVSRFIDMFAGNNPLVLVDPVMGDEGKLYSVYTPKMQAHMQTLVRKADIITPNYTEACFLLGERYQDDRPDVDKLKQWLVRLADFGPAKVVMTGIPFVGEKIANMAYDRLEHSFYEVSSEYIRGQYPGTGDVFASVLAGSLLNGFSLPAAMKRAADFVALGIRTTFAAGTPAREGILLERALPWLCRNI
- a CDS encoding MarR family winged helix-turn-helix transcriptional regulator, whose amino-acid sequence is MHRTGQFFFDKHFEEWGIGSGHFSFLLCLYRQEGISQDVISKRLHVDKATTARAIAKLETLGYIIREEDPTDRRAYLIKLTPQGKQLEPKIKDVLKAWAGLITEDLSPEEQDLAYQLLSNMAEKALAVKKLCYGPKADNNA
- a CDS encoding efflux RND transporter periplasmic adaptor subunit, with translation MKSRSIGSKKFFVIVGIVIVCLGTFATVQTFRKQTAPPAAAAGKQQTTVSVVGVSRTDLVKQISLSGQTIPEAQVDVAAKYQGRVTAVEVSLGQQVTAGDVLIVQDTGDAEISVMQNRAAYQQASADAVTNEVSFQSNYTKAQADYQHAKTTYERYKALYNIGGVSKEQLDDTEQQLSDAQASLDALANQMNAGPVPSAILSARAAAQKAAQSVNAVEKQRDDLILRAPRSGIIGFRQVEVGSIVQAGQKLLSIVDNSQIYIDCQVSEQDLSALSLGMNVDVHIQSLSRTYPGRIIYISPANDSQSQSFSLRIALSDAGPEVRSGMFARTAIKAVLRANVLVVSKDAVLQKNGKDFVYVVDAKNVVEERVVQVGAKGDDSVEIISGLNEGEQIAVTNLARLRSGMTVVPSSPDNRGEEK